A single genomic interval of Alteromonas sp. BL110 harbors:
- a CDS encoding SAM-dependent methyltransferase, whose product MGTNKKGSLVVVGTGISVAGQMTIAARSHIENADIVFMGIMNKIGEHVVTTLNPNSVSLDDLYEEGKSRALTYSQMADRIVESVVEGHKVCVAFYGHPGVFVTPSHEAVRRVKEMNLEAKMLPGVSAEDCLIADLGIDPSRYGCQSYEATQFLFRDYRIDPHMTQIIWQIGLAGEATLSVLDANHSQSGLAMLADILAEHYPADHELIIYEAATLPLCEPKIEKVLLSELEFAKPTLISTLVVPSKGVPAYRQDRLAKLGLTEKQVTNYRNPTVN is encoded by the coding sequence ATGGGCACCAATAAAAAGGGATCACTTGTTGTGGTCGGCACAGGCATTAGTGTTGCAGGGCAAATGACTATTGCCGCTAGAAGTCATATTGAGAATGCCGATATCGTCTTCATGGGTATTATGAACAAAATTGGCGAGCATGTGGTAACTACGCTTAACCCAAATAGTGTATCGCTAGACGACCTTTACGAAGAAGGTAAATCCCGCGCCCTTACCTATTCTCAAATGGCCGATAGAATTGTCGAGTCTGTAGTAGAAGGCCATAAAGTATGCGTTGCTTTTTATGGCCACCCCGGTGTTTTCGTCACTCCCTCTCATGAAGCTGTCCGCCGTGTGAAGGAGATGAACTTAGAGGCCAAAATGTTGCCCGGTGTCTCGGCAGAAGACTGTTTAATAGCCGATTTGGGCATCGATCCTTCACGCTATGGCTGCCAGTCATACGAAGCCACTCAGTTTCTGTTTCGCGATTACCGCATTGACCCGCATATGACACAAATAATCTGGCAAATTGGTTTAGCCGGAGAAGCCACATTAAGCGTGTTAGATGCAAACCATAGCCAATCTGGCTTGGCCATGTTGGCAGATATATTGGCAGAGCATTATCCAGCGGACCACGAACTTATTATTTATGAAGCGGCGACACTGCCACTTTGCGAACCCAAAATAGAAAAAGTTCTGCTTAGTGAACTCGAATTTGCAAAACCCACTTTAATCTCTACTCTCGTTGTTCCTTCCAAAGGGGTGCCAGCGTATAGGCAAGACCGATTGGCAAAGCTAGGGTTAACAGAAAAACAAGTTACGAATTATAGAAACCCAACTGTAAATTAA
- a CDS encoding SRPBCC family protein translates to MFSIHVARTINKPIEEVFSILSDHVNYEQFKAIEQSNLLVKGKLETNGLGAVREIISGGSNLHEEIVAYDPPYKLGYKVVKSKPLPYDHQLGEITLKEEGEKTHVTWRSKGHITIFLLGSLYFDKQIQNVGSRAFGSILKQIDNMA, encoded by the coding sequence GTGTTTTCGATTCATGTAGCGCGAACCATAAATAAACCTATCGAAGAAGTTTTTTCCATATTAAGTGACCATGTTAACTACGAGCAATTCAAAGCTATTGAGCAGTCAAATTTATTGGTCAAAGGTAAACTTGAAACAAATGGGTTGGGTGCTGTTCGCGAGATTATTTCCGGAGGCTCGAATCTTCACGAAGAGATAGTAGCCTACGACCCGCCGTATAAACTGGGCTATAAAGTGGTAAAGTCTAAGCCCTTGCCATACGACCACCAGTTAGGTGAAATAACGCTGAAAGAAGAAGGTGAAAAAACGCATGTTACTTGGCGCTCGAAAGGGCACATTACCATTTTTCTTTTAGGTAGCCTTTACTTTGACAAACAGATTCAAAATGTTGGGAGCCGTGCTTTCGGCAGTATTTTAAAGCAGATTGATAATATGGCGTAA